In Thermospira aquatica, the following proteins share a genomic window:
- a CDS encoding YbhB/YbcL family Raf kinase inhibitor-like protein: protein MKIESPAFSHGGMIPSLYTCDGRDISPELVWDGVPENSQSLVLLCEDPDAPGGLFVHWVLFDIPPAVKGLPQNVSGNELARLGAKQGRTDFGGIGYGGPCPPSGVHRYFFRLYALGVVLGLPEGATRSQVVRAMDGHILDKAEIMGNYHRQR, encoded by the coding sequence ATGAAAATCGAAAGTCCTGCATTTTCGCATGGGGGGATGATTCCTTCCCTTTATACGTGTGATGGGAGGGATATTTCTCCTGAATTGGTGTGGGATGGTGTGCCGGAGAATTCTCAGAGTCTGGTGCTTTTATGTGAGGATCCGGATGCACCGGGAGGGCTTTTTGTTCACTGGGTGTTGTTTGATATTCCTCCTGCGGTAAAAGGGCTCCCCCAGAATGTTTCGGGGAATGAACTGGCTCGTTTGGGTGCAAAACAGGGGAGAACGGACTTTGGAGGGATTGGATACGGTGGTCCCTGCCCGCCTTCTGGGGTGCATCGATATTTTTTTCGGTTGTATGCGCTGGGTGTGGTACTGGGGTTACCTGAGGGGGCAACTCGTTCTCAGGTAGTTCGGGCAATGGATGGGCATATCCTTGATAAAGCTGAAATCATGGGGAATTATCATCGGCAGAGATAG
- a CDS encoding Hsp20/alpha crystallin family protein produces the protein MEKRKLIPASDIYENENAYVILMEMPGIDKSTLSVKVDEERLIVEAKTVEIGKEWRPIDTEFELGEYHREFRIGPKVNRETIEASYQDGILTITLNKAEDFKPRQIEVKTA, from the coding sequence ATGGAAAAACGCAAACTCATCCCCGCTTCTGATATCTACGAAAACGAAAATGCCTATGTCATCCTGATGGAGATGCCTGGCATAGACAAATCCACTCTCTCTGTCAAGGTCGATGAGGAGAGATTGATTGTTGAGGCCAAAACGGTCGAAATCGGCAAAGAATGGCGCCCCATTGATACCGAATTCGAGCTTGGAGAATATCACCGAGAGTTCCGCATTGGACCAAAAGTCAACCGCGAAACCATTGAGGCATCCTATCAGGATGGTATTCTCACCATTACCCTCAACAAAGCTGAGGACTTCAAGCCTCGTCAGATCGAAGTCAAAACAGCCTAA
- a CDS encoding lyase family protein gives MAKVWEKGGENLHPLVESYEVGQDYLLDGKLYFYEMAASLAHAAMLYKIGILSEKEYQDIKQTIIELFHQHGKEIPLTIADEDIHSKLENQLTEKLQETGKKLHTGRSRNDQVMVVLRLYEKNHLLSTALKAINLLKTMANLGESHYQTILPGYTHTKQAMLMTVGFWMAGFIELGMDNLFHLENIYKLIDANPLGTGSGFGVPLPLDRDMTTRLLGFGRIHYSPLAVQNSRGKFEAMIVDALWNWMLDGSRLAADLLTWNMDELLFIETTGAITTGSSLMPQKRNLDVMELVRAKASVVQSYASQIKSMTTGLLSGYNRDMQETKEPLMRSFAIVEETLDILSLVLENIRFNEERIKSLLSPGLFATDLVFQAVRKGKPFRDAYREAAKQISKLEVTPDLIRQSLASRISPGSPLTYDYDAIRAEIRRAEGFWQKQSEDFQRTLDALFQ, from the coding sequence ATGGCAAAGGTCTGGGAAAAAGGTGGTGAAAATCTTCATCCCCTCGTTGAATCCTACGAAGTAGGACAGGATTACCTTCTCGACGGAAAACTCTATTTTTACGAGATGGCAGCAAGTCTTGCTCACGCCGCCATGCTTTACAAGATTGGAATTCTCTCAGAGAAAGAATACCAGGACATAAAACAAACTATTATTGAACTTTTTCATCAGCATGGGAAAGAGATACCCCTCACCATCGCTGATGAAGATATCCACTCCAAACTAGAAAACCAGCTCACTGAAAAACTCCAGGAGACCGGGAAAAAACTCCATACGGGGAGAAGCCGTAACGATCAAGTCATGGTAGTCCTCAGGCTTTACGAAAAAAACCACCTTCTCTCCACCGCCCTCAAGGCCATCAACCTCCTCAAAACCATGGCTAACCTCGGCGAATCCCATTACCAGACCATTCTTCCCGGTTATACCCATACCAAACAGGCGATGCTCATGACGGTGGGATTCTGGATGGCTGGTTTTATTGAACTGGGCATGGACAATCTCTTTCACCTCGAAAACATTTACAAACTCATAGACGCCAATCCCCTTGGTACCGGAAGTGGTTTTGGTGTTCCTCTCCCTCTTGATAGGGATATGACCACTCGACTCCTGGGATTTGGTCGTATCCACTACAGTCCTCTCGCCGTTCAAAACTCACGGGGCAAGTTTGAGGCCATGATCGTTGATGCCCTCTGGAACTGGATGCTTGATGGTTCACGGCTTGCTGCTGATCTTCTCACCTGGAATATGGACGAGCTCCTCTTCATCGAAACAACAGGAGCTATCACGACGGGGAGTTCCCTCATGCCTCAAAAAAGAAATCTCGACGTCATGGAACTGGTGCGCGCCAAAGCATCGGTCGTTCAGTCCTACGCCTCCCAGATCAAAAGCATGACCACCGGTCTCCTCTCCGGCTACAATCGAGACATGCAGGAAACCAAAGAACCCCTCATGCGAAGCTTTGCCATCGTTGAAGAAACCCTCGATATCCTCTCTCTTGTTCTGGAAAATATCCGTTTCAACGAGGAGAGAATCAAAAGCCTCCTCTCCCCTGGACTCTTTGCTACCGACCTCGTTTTTCAAGCCGTTCGCAAAGGCAAACCCTTCCGGGATGCCTACCGAGAAGCGGCCAAACAAATATCCAAGCTTGAGGTCACTCCCGATCTTATACGTCAGAGTCTCGCATCCCGTATCTCCCCCGGTTCACCACTCACCTATGACTACGATGCTATTCGTGCGGAAATTCGTCGTGCTGAGGGCTTCTGGCAAAAACAATCAGAAGACTTTCAGCGTACCCTTGATGCCCTCTTTCAGTAG
- a CDS encoding secondary thiamine-phosphate synthase enzyme YjbQ, whose product MSCFQKTITVTTTKREELIDITKQIERIVQESGILYGLCNVYVQGATSAIMIQENWDTSVQEDVIDLLRRIIPRGVWRHDQQDGNGDAHLKSGLVGPSETIPIINGKLGLSTWQNIFLCEFDGPRSTRSIVVTVIGENSVRLNS is encoded by the coding sequence ATGTCCTGTTTTCAAAAAACGATAACCGTCACCACCACCAAAAGAGAAGAACTCATAGACATTACCAAGCAGATTGAGCGTATTGTTCAAGAAAGTGGTATCCTTTACGGCCTCTGCAATGTTTATGTCCAGGGGGCTACTTCCGCCATCATGATTCAGGAAAACTGGGACACCTCCGTCCAGGAGGATGTGATTGATCTGCTTCGTCGTATCATCCCCCGGGGTGTCTGGCGTCATGACCAGCAAGATGGAAATGGAGATGCCCACCTCAAATCTGGCCTCGTTGGACCCTCTGAAACCATCCCTATTATCAATGGCAAACTTGGCCTCTCCACGTGGCAAAACATCTTTCTCTGTGAGTTTGATGGACCACGAAGCACCCGTAGTATTGTGGTGACAGTCATCGGAGAGAATTCAGTACGGCTAAATTCGTAA
- a CDS encoding glycosyltransferase, which translates to MKITALITVYRDPRDLKSIIERLLFFDYAEKEIIVVVDGPTNEAIESILDLYRNHIRIHYNGIQKGKVMSLNDVTRTLQTDALLFIDNDIIFPQDKYFLKKLAIYLENNHIVEMPKEARVNTFISAMMSYEFMGFVTATYLLAKLSGHSPSMNGACFAVQKAWFDKLGGFRRVINEDMDFAARSFIHHGRFAFPPELKVTNGVSDTLKDWLIQRKRWALNNVLWFKWYFLDVLKKSLSFPALLLAIGVFILPIAAYVLAYILLHVFRLKILAALVMLVSHAWSFTSALLFNFIQYSFLAGGSYIPFLLALGFTMGIYWGVAKHFHMRFVWWEFILFYLFYLPVWTLFNLVFFLLVIFDVKVQTQWKI; encoded by the coding sequence ATGAAAATCACCGCTCTTATCACCGTTTACCGTGATCCCAGAGACCTCAAAAGCATCATTGAACGTCTCCTTTTTTTTGATTATGCCGAAAAAGAAATTATCGTCGTCGTGGATGGTCCTACCAATGAAGCTATCGAGAGTATCCTTGACCTTTATCGAAACCATATCCGTATCCACTACAACGGTATACAAAAAGGCAAGGTTATGTCTTTAAATGACGTAACCCGTACCCTTCAAACAGACGCTCTTCTCTTCATTGATAACGACATCATCTTTCCACAGGATAAATACTTTCTCAAAAAACTCGCGATCTATCTTGAAAACAACCACATCGTAGAAATGCCCAAAGAAGCCCGCGTGAATACCTTTATCTCCGCTATGATGAGCTATGAATTCATGGGATTCGTCACGGCAACCTATCTTCTCGCAAAACTTTCCGGACACTCCCCATCCATGAATGGCGCCTGTTTTGCCGTACAAAAAGCATGGTTTGACAAACTCGGTGGGTTTCGACGTGTCATCAATGAAGACATGGATTTTGCCGCACGATCCTTTATCCACCATGGTCGATTTGCTTTTCCGCCAGAGCTTAAAGTTACCAATGGGGTCTCCGACACCTTAAAAGACTGGCTTATTCAAAGAAAACGATGGGCACTCAACAACGTTCTCTGGTTTAAATGGTACTTCCTCGATGTCCTCAAAAAAAGCCTTTCCTTTCCCGCCCTTCTTCTTGCAATAGGGGTCTTTATTCTACCAATAGCGGCATATGTCCTTGCCTATATTCTTCTTCATGTATTTCGACTCAAGATTCTGGCAGCTCTTGTGATGTTAGTCTCTCATGCATGGAGTTTTACATCTGCCCTGCTCTTTAACTTTATCCAGTACAGTTTCCTTGCCGGAGGAAGTTACATCCCCTTCCTTCTTGCTCTGGGATTCACGATGGGAATCTACTGGGGAGTGGCAAAACATTTTCATATGCGATTTGTATGGTGGGAGTTTATCCTTTTTTATCTGTTTTATCTCCCGGTTTGGACATTGTTTAATCTTGTTTTTTTCCTGCTTGTTATCTTTGATGTCAAGGTACAAACCCAATGGAAAATATAG
- a CDS encoding 4Fe-4S binding protein codes for MKKPHSVQIFRLFSLGFFLALVTILTVLHQKLPGFPSVDALCPFGGLEGLYKLVAENAILQKIQPSSFVLLGATIILALVAGRFFCGWICALGVLQGIFGWLGKKLLKKRFIMPKVIDRPLRWLKYIALFGILYFTWKAGTLIIRPYDPFAAYGHLAAGFSELWEEFAIGLIILIVSLGLSFFYERFFCKYLCPLGAFLALVSRLSPFRIRRDNQTCIHCSLCTKTCPMNIDVEHTANITSLECINCQECVTICPTKKSTLSNTWWRKKLSPFTIALIGLGISITLVSVAALTGQARFSDIPLSEKAKTASLSPDDIKGSTTLGEVLESFHLEKQDFYQALQLSETKIPLETRIKDIGTLAGITNWETETVREVVRNLLSKATNSQQIETLPQKQPSSGQTPSSSSKTEGPSSQTEGFFLEGTMTIQEIANSLKLSPEEVIKRLGLPKDIPIDKPLRDMKDTYGYTIPGLREKLR; via the coding sequence ATGAAAAAACCTCATTCGGTTCAAATCTTTCGTCTCTTTTCCCTGGGTTTCTTTCTTGCTCTTGTAACCATACTCACGGTACTTCACCAAAAACTTCCTGGTTTTCCATCTGTCGATGCGCTCTGCCCTTTTGGAGGACTTGAAGGTCTGTACAAACTCGTTGCAGAAAACGCTATTCTCCAGAAAATTCAGCCTTCTTCGTTTGTTCTTTTGGGGGCAACTATCATTCTCGCCCTTGTGGCCGGCCGTTTCTTCTGTGGATGGATATGCGCTCTCGGGGTACTTCAAGGTATCTTTGGCTGGCTGGGGAAAAAACTTCTCAAAAAACGCTTCATCATGCCAAAAGTTATCGATCGTCCCCTTCGTTGGCTAAAATACATCGCTCTCTTTGGTATCTTATACTTCACCTGGAAAGCTGGCACCCTTATCATACGACCCTACGATCCTTTTGCCGCTTACGGTCATCTCGCTGCGGGATTCTCAGAACTCTGGGAAGAATTCGCCATTGGTCTTATCATCCTGATAGTCAGTCTTGGGCTTTCTTTTTTCTATGAAAGGTTTTTCTGTAAGTATCTTTGTCCCCTCGGAGCTTTCCTTGCTCTGGTAAGCCGCCTGAGTCCATTTCGCATACGCCGAGATAACCAAACCTGTATTCATTGTTCTCTCTGCACCAAGACCTGTCCCATGAATATTGATGTGGAACATACGGCGAATATCACCTCTTTAGAGTGCATCAATTGCCAGGAATGTGTTACCATTTGTCCTACCAAAAAGTCCACCCTCTCTAACACCTGGTGGCGCAAAAAGCTTTCCCCTTTCACCATTGCTCTTATTGGGCTGGGCATCTCTATCACCCTGGTAAGTGTCGCAGCTCTCACAGGTCAAGCGCGCTTTAGCGATATTCCTCTCTCTGAAAAGGCAAAAACCGCTTCCCTATCACCTGATGATATCAAAGGATCTACAACCCTTGGGGAGGTTCTTGAGAGCTTTCATTTAGAGAAACAAGATTTTTATCAAGCCCTTCAACTTTCAGAAACAAAGATTCCTCTTGAAACACGTATCAAAGATATTGGAACCCTGGCAGGTATCACCAATTGGGAAACCGAAACAGTAAGAGAAGTCGTCAGAAATCTTCTTTCCAAAGCCACTAACTCACAACAAATAGAAACTCTCCCACAAAAACAACCTTCTTCCGGACAAACTCCCTCCTCCTCTTCTAAAACTGAAGGCCCCTCTTCTCAAACCGAAGGCTTTTTCCTCGAGGGAACAATGACCATCCAGGAGATCGCAAACTCACTCAAACTCTCCCCAGAAGAGGTTATCAAAAGACTCGGGCTACCCAAAGACATTCCCATAGACAAACCCCTCCGAGACATGAAAGACACGTACGGCTATACCATCCCGGGGTTACGAGAAAAACTTCGCTAA
- a CDS encoding Hsp20/alpha crystallin family protein encodes MTNIFYELERMKHLMNSLLDTPFFWEEAREMRLNYANIYENESGYMIQMLAPGIKKEGVEVHYENDLLTITLKPSEEQNDNVKWIRRERLKPIESRSYRLSAEVDPTRIEAKLIDGILLVFLPKREKKEPKKIEVKVK; translated from the coding sequence ATGACGAACATCTTTTATGAACTTGAGAGAATGAAACATCTCATGAATAGTCTGCTTGACACTCCCTTCTTCTGGGAAGAAGCGCGAGAGATGCGCTTAAACTACGCCAATATTTACGAAAACGAAAGTGGCTACATGATCCAGATGCTGGCTCCTGGTATCAAAAAGGAAGGTGTAGAGGTCCATTATGAAAATGACCTTCTCACCATCACCCTCAAGCCCAGCGAGGAACAAAACGACAACGTTAAATGGATCCGAAGAGAGCGTCTCAAACCCATCGAAAGCCGAAGCTATCGCCTCTCCGCAGAAGTTGATCCAACCAGGATTGAAGCCAAGCTCATCGATGGGATCCTGTTGGTCTTTTTACCAAAACGTGAGAAAAAAGAACCCAAAAAGATCGAAGTCAAGGTAAAGTAA
- a CDS encoding LysM peptidoglycan-binding domain-containing protein — translation MKWKGYLSLLFVLRAVSFYAVDYVVQPGDTLLGISRKIGIPVAAIRRINELTSDTLRVGQKLAIPDELQEYTVQSGDTLIALSRRFSTPLPSIILCNQLPDENLYTGQKLLIPIFKNNPSSSNSFSPSHSSENPASLKKQQTLWHTVRSGETLYSIAKLYNVKTTDIQQWNTKNSPTIYPGEKLRIYTTTGEKHPPPKPPTNQHLAWSGDFPVDRKLILSLENTPRGVRVQVKENTVLRATTTGVVEYTGWLYGFGNVVIVSLGQEKRIVFGELDTITVRKGQKLSSETIIASIQKNSFFYLEIRDGTMVLNPLKWYGLSVAQKNLEKEKKNPL, via the coding sequence GTGAAATGGAAAGGATATCTTTCCCTTCTTTTTGTACTCCGTGCTGTCTCTTTCTATGCTGTCGATTACGTTGTTCAACCAGGTGATACGCTTCTCGGCATCTCACGGAAAATAGGAATACCTGTTGCCGCCATTCGACGAATAAATGAACTTACCTCAGATACCCTCCGGGTAGGCCAGAAACTCGCCATCCCTGACGAACTCCAGGAATACACCGTTCAGTCCGGGGATACCCTTATCGCTCTCTCACGGAGATTTTCTACACCCCTGCCTAGCATTATTCTCTGCAATCAACTTCCCGACGAAAATCTCTATACAGGACAAAAACTCCTTATCCCCATTTTTAAGAACAATCCTTCTTCCTCAAACTCTTTTTCTCCTTCTCATTCATCCGAAAATCCTGCCTCTTTAAAAAAACAGCAAACGCTCTGGCATACTGTCAGAAGTGGAGAAACCCTTTACAGCATTGCAAAACTTTACAACGTGAAAACCACCGACATCCAACAATGGAATACCAAAAATTCTCCCACCATCTACCCCGGTGAAAAACTCCGCATCTATACTACCACTGGGGAAAAGCACCCTCCTCCTAAACCACCAACAAACCAGCATCTTGCATGGTCAGGTGATTTCCCCGTTGATCGGAAACTCATCCTTTCTCTCGAAAATACTCCACGTGGTGTGAGAGTCCAGGTCAAAGAAAATACGGTGCTTCGCGCAACCACAACTGGAGTAGTGGAATATACAGGCTGGCTTTATGGTTTTGGGAACGTCGTCATCGTCTCTTTAGGACAGGAAAAACGTATTGTTTTTGGAGAGCTGGATACGATCACAGTTCGCAAAGGACAAAAACTCTCATCAGAAACCATTATTGCCAGTATTCAAAAAAACAGTTTTTTCTATCTTGAGATTCGAGACGGTACGATGGTGCTCAATCCGCTCAAATGGTACGGACTCTCTGTCGCTCAAAAAAATCTCGAAAAAGAAAAGAAAAATCCCTTGTGA
- a CDS encoding SDR family NAD(P)-dependent oxidoreductase → MKYVVITGVSRGLGKSLAKAFLFSGWGVIGISRTSDGGLEEEAKKMGKSYVFVPWDLTELETLESLAEKMVSLVPGDSEEVVLVHNAGEMQPVTEIKNLSYKEVEHNFILNTVSVIVLTAAFLRKVGGRFPFLQLVFISSRSVISPRRLWAVYGAAKAGVDHFVSSLALEYKGKDNMRAIAIHPPAMDTEMRKNYLKRRSFLFWLWDWIERYVLRQKKVYDPDLVAWKLFYLIEKHSLPSGSVWRWE, encoded by the coding sequence ATGAAATATGTGGTGATTACAGGGGTTTCTCGTGGACTGGGGAAGTCTCTGGCGAAGGCTTTTTTGTTTTCAGGGTGGGGGGTGATTGGCATCTCAAGAACAAGTGATGGTGGTCTGGAGGAGGAAGCAAAAAAAATGGGCAAAAGCTATGTGTTTGTACCGTGGGATTTGACAGAACTTGAGACGCTTGAGTCTTTGGCGGAAAAGATGGTTTCTCTGGTACCTGGTGATAGTGAAGAGGTGGTTTTGGTTCATAATGCTGGAGAGATGCAACCTGTTACTGAGATTAAAAATCTTTCTTACAAAGAGGTGGAACATAATTTTATTCTCAATACCGTCTCGGTCATTGTGTTGACGGCAGCTTTTTTACGTAAAGTTGGTGGGAGGTTTCCTTTTCTCCAGCTCGTATTTATTTCGAGTCGCTCCGTGATTTCTCCCAGGCGGCTCTGGGCTGTGTATGGGGCAGCCAAAGCAGGTGTAGATCATTTTGTTTCTTCGTTAGCGTTGGAGTATAAAGGGAAAGACAATATGAGAGCCATAGCGATTCATCCTCCGGCAATGGATACTGAGATGAGAAAAAATTATCTTAAGAGACGATCTTTTTTATTCTGGCTGTGGGACTGGATTGAGCGATACGTTCTGAGACAGAAAAAGGTATATGATCCTGATCTGGTAGCATGGAAGCTTTTTTATCTCATTGAAAAGCACTCACTTCCGTCGGGATCGGTGTGGCGATGGGAATAA
- a CDS encoding Hsp20/alpha crystallin family protein: MKLIRRNTNPISWLDDFFRTDWVTTFDGTPWSFNVDLEETDKAIVVKADLPGMDEKDIKVELSNNILTISGSRSEKREEKNKNYHRIERFEGSFCRSIELPREVDANKAKAEYKKGVLTIELPKVGESKTKKIDVKIS; encoded by the coding sequence ATGAAACTGATTCGGAGAAACACAAACCCTATAAGCTGGTTGGATGATTTTTTCCGAACAGACTGGGTAACGACCTTTGATGGGACCCCATGGTCCTTTAACGTGGATCTCGAGGAGACTGACAAAGCCATCGTGGTCAAGGCAGATCTCCCCGGCATGGATGAAAAAGACATTAAAGTTGAGCTTTCTAACAACATCCTCACCATCAGTGGAAGCCGCTCAGAGAAGCGAGAAGAAAAGAACAAGAACTATCATCGCATTGAGCGATTTGAGGGGAGTTTCTGTCGAAGTATTGAACTCCCTCGAGAGGTAGATGCAAACAAAGCGAAAGCTGAGTACAAGAAAGGAGTGCTCACCATTGAACTCCCCAAAGTCGGTGAGTCCAAAACCAAAAAAATTGATGTAAAGATTTCGTAA
- the argF gene encoding ornithine carbamoyltransferase translates to MKTLPKDFLTTQDFTPQQLLDIIHLGIRMKHNKKRYANSLKGKKLAMIFEKSSTRTRVSFEAGIYELGGIGFFLSSRDIQLGRGEPIADTARVLSRYVDGIMIRTFGHERVEELAKYATIPVINGLSDWLHPCQAMADFQTILEKKGYIRGIRFCYIGDGNNMAHALGLLASQLGAHFSIASPKNYEIDPRIKDMMTHNAQTSGSELLFTNNPKEAIQNADVVYTDVWTSMGQEEESQKRLKDFQGFQINEELVKYAKKDYLFMHCLPAHRGEEVTDSVIEGPNSVVWDEAENRLHIQKAIMYTLMRA, encoded by the coding sequence ATGAAAACTCTCCCAAAAGATTTTCTCACTACCCAGGATTTTACTCCTCAGCAACTTCTTGACATCATTCATCTCGGCATCCGTATGAAACACAACAAAAAAAGATACGCCAACTCTCTCAAAGGCAAAAAACTTGCCATGATATTTGAAAAATCTTCCACCCGAACAAGGGTTTCTTTTGAAGCCGGGATCTACGAACTCGGTGGTATAGGATTTTTCTTAAGCAGTCGAGACATCCAGCTTGGGCGGGGTGAACCTATAGCCGACACAGCCCGTGTTCTCTCACGCTACGTAGATGGCATCATGATTCGCACCTTTGGCCACGAAAGGGTTGAAGAACTTGCAAAATACGCTACTATTCCCGTTATCAATGGCCTTTCCGACTGGCTTCATCCATGCCAGGCCATGGCCGATTTTCAAACCATCCTGGAGAAAAAAGGGTATATTAGAGGCATCCGTTTCTGCTACATTGGAGATGGGAACAACATGGCTCATGCGCTGGGACTCCTTGCCAGCCAGCTCGGAGCACACTTTTCTATTGCCAGCCCCAAAAACTACGAAATAGACCCAAGAATCAAAGACATGATGACACACAACGCCCAAACCTCAGGAAGTGAACTCCTCTTCACCAATAATCCAAAAGAAGCCATTCAAAACGCTGATGTGGTATACACGGACGTCTGGACCTCCATGGGTCAAGAAGAAGAATCCCAGAAACGCCTCAAGGATTTTCAAGGTTTTCAAATCAACGAAGAGCTTGTAAAATACGCTAAAAAAGATTACCTCTTCATGCACTGTCTGCCCGCGCACAGAGGGGAAGAGGTCACCGACAGTGTTATCGAGGGACCAAACTCAGTTGTCTGGGATGAGGCTGAGAACCGTCTCCACATCCAGAAGGCAATCATGTACACCCTTATGAGAGCATAA
- a CDS encoding methyl-accepting chemotaxis protein → MKKTSLTFRVLVAVLFSVYISIFLYSLILPYIFMMPPTERVSFWIKMGVVVSILAPISSFIVYLFYKPVSRCINIIRAGSEIPQWLRKKAMHSFRTIQGFLFLIGLFAYAAGVGLNFLGEMIVEKKAFEPLYWFCRVALALSFGVFNGLVTTRMVHLAWLEAKYLMGITSLQEQEEKYSSTFQKTFLPALFLILFIVVFSGVGAIYYIYHAQLSQEIPSLSHAISHFVFIEMYLLIMGSILFATILWENQSHISNLRNQIIQLSQGAMDLSKRVFILSFDDVGMMTEGINRILEKLQNTFLTIQEMQKIVQKSGEITNNIMNQSKSEAEEVTHIITESGENYEAQVDVIREANKRFKETMEEVRKAISNYLTQQNVLERIIESYQKVISTFKNMIDMTLSSSERFEKLSKVVFEGHSGLSELLDASKAVQETNKKVYEIVKLIMDISDQSNILAMNAAIEASHAGEYGKGFAIVASEVRQLAIHTADSARQIESLIHEMQQKNERGANINEKLNEIFQTMQNEMSSTTQLISNITHMARNEASTAEISLQELQQMQKISQIIKENIRIIESNDGSLSEIMTGLGETAEKLAELSKRLMDGISFITSSYTRIGEAFSKSFEAIQQLDRAIASFRIQDE, encoded by the coding sequence ATGAAGAAAACATCTCTCACCTTTCGTGTTTTAGTGGCTGTACTTTTTAGTGTCTATATCTCAATCTTTTTGTATTCTCTTATTCTTCCTTACATTTTTATGATGCCTCCCACTGAACGCGTCTCATTCTGGATCAAAATGGGAGTGGTCGTCTCCATTTTAGCTCCGATAAGTTCCTTCATAGTTTATCTCTTTTACAAACCCGTTTCACGATGTATCAATATCATACGTGCAGGTAGTGAAATTCCCCAGTGGCTCAGAAAAAAGGCCATGCATTCCTTTCGTACTATTCAAGGATTTCTCTTTTTGATAGGACTTTTTGCCTATGCAGCGGGAGTGGGATTAAATTTTCTTGGAGAAATGATTGTAGAAAAAAAAGCCTTTGAACCACTCTACTGGTTCTGTCGAGTAGCCCTCGCCCTCAGTTTTGGTGTCTTTAACGGTCTGGTGACTACTCGTATGGTACATCTCGCCTGGCTCGAAGCAAAATATCTCATGGGAATCACTTCTCTCCAAGAACAAGAAGAAAAATACTCCTCTACCTTTCAAAAAACCTTTTTACCCGCGTTGTTTCTTATCCTGTTTATCGTTGTCTTTAGTGGCGTAGGGGCCATATATTACATCTATCATGCCCAGCTTTCACAAGAAATTCCCTCTCTTTCCCATGCTATCTCTCATTTCGTCTTTATAGAAATGTACCTGTTAATCATGGGTAGTATTCTCTTTGCCACCATCCTCTGGGAAAATCAGTCCCACATTTCCAATCTTCGAAACCAGATCATTCAGTTGTCTCAGGGAGCTATGGACCTCTCAAAAAGAGTTTTCATCCTCAGCTTTGATGATGTTGGTATGATGACCGAAGGTATCAACCGCATCCTTGAAAAACTTCAAAACACCTTTCTCACTATCCAGGAAATGCAAAAGATTGTTCAGAAGTCCGGAGAGATTACCAACAACATCATGAACCAATCCAAAAGTGAAGCCGAAGAGGTAACCCACATCATCACTGAATCGGGAGAAAACTATGAAGCCCAGGTCGATGTGATTCGTGAAGCCAACAAACGCTTCAAGGAAACCATGGAAGAGGTACGAAAAGCCATCTCCAACTATCTCACTCAACAAAATGTTCTCGAACGTATTATCGAGTCCTATCAAAAAGTCATCTCTACTTTTAAAAACATGATAGATATGACACTCTCTTCTTCCGAACGTTTTGAAAAACTCTCCAAGGTTGTCTTCGAGGGACACTCGGGCCTGAGTGAACTCCTTGACGCGTCAAAAGCTGTTCAGGAAACTAACAAAAAAGTATACGAAATTGTGAAACTCATTATGGATATTTCCGACCAATCCAACATCCTTGCTATGAACGCTGCCATTGAAGCCTCGCACGCTGGAGAATACGGCAAGGGTTTTGCTATTGTGGCTTCTGAAGTACGACAGCTTGCCATTCATACGGCAGACTCTGCCCGTCAGATTGAGAGCCTCATCCACGAAATGCAGCAGAAAAACGAGCGGGGAGCAAACATCAACGAAAAACTCAATGAAATCTTTCAGACTATGCAAAACGAAATGAGTTCCACCACCCAACTAATCTCCAACATCACCCATATGGCTCGAAACGAAGCCTCCACCGCAGAAATAAGCCTCCAGGAGCTTCAACAAATGCAAAAGATATCTCAAATCATCAAAGAAAATATACGCATCATCGAATCCAATGATGGTTCCCTTTCAGAAATCA